One part of the Nymphalis io chromosome 22, ilAglIoxx1.1, whole genome shotgun sequence genome encodes these proteins:
- the LOC126777067 gene encoding uncharacterized protein LOC126777067 isoform X2, with amino-acid sequence MARYAHNIHHVYIADGFFSDCDELIHRCLKLQNLQYQSFCNIWKDLNFGMIYQGRSSGAEIAELSEEVIYIAKHYMIKDTTNFEESVAGLFLVYGILTLQPFSGFACLRLVPEDIPAINRIEVVARRERRLDILFILGEILVKYTQYHVAERDRGMESVLRKYLEGFTSIDRLGVRPRGVFYRQNDELDVIRDVGSLLRQYTRAKNSLTGPGKQDAGLQYINENLATELSTSLKRVINGVIDNEKDDDDDDDDDGDEDHYNAVQAIKNKAMTNTVNSIKHLTRIEERTMAKESPKKKSDLKDAIGKIKTGSPTKPVTTPRKRKAEPKTRKKKCKEAPKPRETTDVADNIDIDLDAFQKGVFVDNIAEEFGMEIVNQKNLKIEDLPETSQTESKGRLIEIEIIDETKKTNINENESTGQSSQDSGTKGEDAKPTSGANKKSKSIKRKRRDDMPVEIHSFGIPGPNKTRTKTPRDLKRTKLKSKFKRMGMLPVANFNEPK; translated from the exons ATGGCAC GATATGCTCATAATATCCATCATGTTTACATAGCGGATGGCTTCTTTAGTGACTGCGACGAGTTGATTCACAGATGCTTAAAACTGCAAAATTTACAATATCAGTCATTTTGTAACATTTGGAAGGATCTTAATTTTGGTATGATTTATCA GGGCCGGAGTTCCGGAGCTGAAATAGCAGAATTATCTGAGGAAGTAATATACATAGCAAAGCATTATATGATCAAAGACACTACTAATTTTGAG GAATCTGTAGCTGGTCTCTTCTTAGTTTACGGTATTTTAACCCTACAACCATTTAGCGGTTTTGCATGTCTTCGTTTGGTTCCGGAGGACATACCAGCCATAAACAGAATAGAAGTTGTCGCGAGACGAGAACGGAGGTTAGACATCCTCTTCATATTGGGCGAGATTCTGGTTAAGTATACTCAGTACCATGTAGCTGAACGTGATAGAGGAATGGAATCTGTTTTAAGGAAATATTTAGAGG GATTTACCAGCATAGACAGGTTGGGAGTAAGACCTCGAGGAGTTTTCTATAGACAAAATGATGAGTTAGACGTCATCAGGGACGTGGGTTCATTATTAAGACAATATACCCGCGCGAAGAATTCCCTTACAG GTCCAGGTAAACAAGACGCGGGTCTTCAATATATAAATGAGAACTTGGCTACTGAGCTGAGTACATCATTGAAGAGGGTCATCAACGGCGTCATTGACAATGagaaggatgatgatgatgatgatgatgatgacg GTGATGAAGACCATTACAATGCCGTACAGGCCATCAAAAATAAAGCAATGACCAATACTGTTAACTCAATTAAACATCTAACACGGATTGAGGAAag gacAATGGCTAAGGAAAGTCCAAAGAAGAAAAGCGATCTCAAAGATGCAATCGGTAAAATTAAAACGGGCAGTCCGACCAAACCTGTCACAACACCTAGAAAACGAAAAGCTGAACCAAAAACGAGAaagaaaaaatgtaaagaaGCACCGAAACCGAGAGAAACAACCGATGTCGCGGACAATATCGATATAGACCTTGACGCGTTCCAAAAAGGTGTCTTTGTTGATAATATCGCAGAAGAATTCGGTATGGAAATTGTGAatcagaaaaatttaaaaatagaagattTACCGGAAACCTCACAAACTGAAAGCAAAGGTCGTTTAATCGAAATAGAAATTATCGACGagacaaagaaaacaaatataaatgaaaacgaAAGTACAGGACAAAGTAGTCAGGACTCTGGTACGAAAGGCGAAGACGCAAAGCCTACGAGTGGCGCTAACAAAAAATCGAAATCGATAAAAAGAAAGCGTAGAGATGATATGCCAGTTGAAATACATTCGTTTGGAATTCCCGGACCGAACAAAACAAGAACTAAAACTCCGAGAGATTTGAAACGaactaaattaaaatcgaaattCAAAAGAATGGGCATGCTTCCCGTTGCTAACTTTAATGAACCAAAATGA
- the LOC126777067 gene encoding snRNA-activating protein complex subunit 1-like isoform X6 — translation MARYAHNIHHVYIADGFFSDCDELIHRCLKLQNLQYQSFCNIWKDLNFGMIYQGRSSGAEIAELSEEVIYIAKHYMIKDTTNFEESVAGLFLVYGILTLQPFSGFACLRLVPEDIPAINRIEVVARRERRLDILFIFKYTQYHVAERDRGMESVLRKYLEGFTSIDRLGVRPRGVFYRQNDELDVIRDVGSLLRQYTRAKNSLTGPGKQDAGLQYINENLATELSTSLKRVINGVIDNEKDDDDDDDDDGDEDHYNAVQAIKNKAMTNTVNSIKHLTRIEERTMAKESPKKKSDLKDAIGKIKTGSPTKPVTTPRKRKAEPKTRKKKCKEAPKPRETTDVADNIDIDLDAFQKGVFVDNIAEEFGMEIVNQKNLKIEDLPETSQTESKGRLIEIEIIDETKKTNINENESTGQSSQDSGTKGEDAKPTSGANKKSKSIKRKRRDDMPVEIHSFGIPGPNKTRTKTPRDLKRTKLKSKFKRMGMLPVANFNEPK, via the exons ATGGCAC GATATGCTCATAATATCCATCATGTTTACATAGCGGATGGCTTCTTTAGTGACTGCGACGAGTTGATTCACAGATGCTTAAAACTGCAAAATTTACAATATCAGTCATTTTGTAACATTTGGAAGGATCTTAATTTTGGTATGATTTATCA GGGCCGGAGTTCCGGAGCTGAAATAGCAGAATTATCTGAGGAAGTAATATACATAGCAAAGCATTATATGATCAAAGACACTACTAATTTTGAG GAATCTGTAGCTGGTCTCTTCTTAGTTTACGGTATTTTAACACTACAACCATTTAGCGGTTTTGCATGTCTTCGTTTGGTTCCGGAGGACATACCAGCCATAAACAGAATAGAAGTTGTCGCGAGACGAGAACGGAGGTTAGACATCCTCTTCATATTCAAGTATACTCAGTATCATGTAGCTGAACGTGATAGAGGAATGGAATCTGTTTTAAGGAAATATTTAGAGG GATTTACCAGCATAGACAGGTTGGGAGTAAGACCTCGAGGAGTTTTCTATAGACAAAATGATGAGTTAGACGTCATCAGGGACGTGGGTTCATTATTAAGACAATATACCCGCGCGAAGAATTCCCTTACAG GTCCAGGTAAACAAGACGCGGGTCTTCAATATATAAATGAGAACTTGGCTACTGAGCTGAGTACATCATTGAAGAGGGTCATCAACGGCGTCATTGACAATGagaaggatgatgatgatgatgatgatgatgacg GTGATGAAGACCATTACAATGCCGTACAGGCCATCAAAAATAAAGCAATGACCAATACTGTTAACTCAATTAAACATCTAACACGGATTGAGGAAag gacAATGGCTAAGGAAAGTCCAAAGAAGAAAAGCGATCTCAAAGATGCAATCGGTAAAATTAAAACGGGCAGTCCGACCAAACCTGTCACAACACCTAGAAAACGAAAAGCTGAACCAAAAACGAGAaagaaaaaatgtaaagaaGCACCGAAACCGAGAGAAACAACCGATGTCGCGGACAATATCGATATAGACCTTGACGCGTTCCAAAAAGGTGTCTTTGTTGATAATATCGCAGAAGAATTCGGTATGGAAATTGTGAatcagaaaaatttaaaaatagaagattTACCGGAAACCTCACAAACTGAAAGCAAAGGTCGTTTAATCGAAATAGAAATTATCGACGagacaaagaaaacaaatataaatgaaaacgaAAGTACAGGACAAAGTAGTCAGGACTCTGGTACGAAAGGCGAAGACGCAAAGCCTACGAGTGGCGCTAACAAAAAATCGAAATCGATAAAAAGAAAGCGTAGAGATGATATGCCAGTTGAAATACATTCGTTTGGAATTCCCGGACCGAACAAAACAAGAACTAAAACTCCGAGAGATTTGAAACGaactaaattaaaatcgaaattCAAAAGAATGGGCATGCTTCCCGTTGCTAACTTTAATGAACCAAAATGA
- the LOC126777067 gene encoding uncharacterized protein LOC126777067 isoform X5, whose product MARYAHNIHHVYIADGFFSDCDELIHRCLKLQNLQYQSFCNIWKDLNFGMIYQGRSSGAEIAELSEEVIYIAKHYMIKDTTNFEESVAGLFLVYGILTLQPFSGFACLRLVPEDIPAINRIEVVARRERRLDILFILGEILVKYTQYHVAERDRGMESVLRKYLEGFTSIDRLGVRPRGVFYRQNDELDVIRDVGSLLRQYIRAKNSLTGPGKQDAGLQYINENLATELSTSLKRVINGVIDNEKDDDDDDDDDGDEDHYNAVQAIKNKAMTNTVNSIKHLTRIEERTMAKESPKKKSDLKDAIGKIKTGSPTKPVTTPRKRKAEPKTRKKKCKEAPKPRETTDVADNIDIDLDAFQKGVFVDNIAEEFGMEIVNQKNLKIEDLPETSQTESKGRLIEIEIIDETKKTNINENESTGQSSQDSGTKGEDAKPTSGANKKSKSIKRKRRDDMPVEIHSFGIPGPNKTRTKTPRDLKRTKLKSKFKRMGMLPVANFNEPK is encoded by the exons ATGGCAC GATATGCTCATAATATCCATCATGTTTACATAGCGGATGGCTTCTTTAGTGACTGCGACGAGTTGATTCACAGATGCTTAAAACTGCAAAATTTACAATATCAGTCATTTTGTAACATTTGGAAGGATCTTAATTTTGGTATGATTTATCA GGGCCGGAGTTCCGGAGCTGAAATAGCAGAATTATCTGAGGAAGTAATATACATAGCAAAGCATTATATGATCAAAGACACTACTAATTTTGAG GAATCTGTAGCTGGTCTCTTCTTAGTTTACGGTATTTTAACCCTACAACCATTTAGCGGTTTTGCATGTCTTCGTTTGGTTCCGGAGGACATACCAGCCATAAACAGAATAGAAGTTGTCGCGAGACGAGAACGGAGGTTAGACATCCTCTTCATATTGGGCGAGATTCTGGTTAAGTATACTCAGTACCATGTAGCTGAACGTGATAGAGGAATGGAATCTGTTTTAAGGAAATATTTAGAGG GATTTACCAGCATAGACAGGTTGGGAGTAAGACCTCGAGGAGTTTTCTATAGACAAAATGATGAGTTAGACGTCATCAGGGACGTGGGTTCATTATTAAGACAATATATCCGCGCGAAGAATTCCCTTACAG GTCCAGGTAAACAAGACGCGGGTCTTCAATATATAAATGAGAACTTGGCTACTGAGCTGAGTACATCATTGAAGAGGGTCATCAACGGCGTCATTGACAATGagaaggatgatgatgatgatgatgatgatgacg GTGATGAAGACCATTACAATGCCGTACAGGCCATCAAAAATAAAGCAATGACCAATACTGTTAACTCAATTAAACATCTAACACGGATTGAGGAAag gacAATGGCTAAGGAAAGTCCAAAGAAGAAAAGCGATCTCAAAGATGCAATCGGTAAAATTAAAACGGGCAGTCCGACCAAACCTGTCACAACACCTAGAAAACGAAAAGCTGAACCAAAAACGAGAaagaaaaaatgtaaagaaGCACCGAAACCGAGAGAAACAACCGATGTCGCGGACAATATCGATATAGACCTTGACGCGTTCCAAAAAGGTGTCTTTGTTGATAATATCGCAGAAGAATTCGGTATGGAAATTGTGAatcagaaaaatttaaaaatagaagattTACCGGAAACCTCACAAACTGAAAGCAAAGGTCGTTTAATCGAAATAGAAATTATCGACGagacaaagaaaacaaatataaatgaaaacgaAAGTACAGGACAAAGTAGTCAGGACTCTGGTACGAAAGGCGAAGACGCAAAGCCTACGAGTGGCGCTAACAAAAAATCGAAATCGATAAAAAGAAAGCGTAGAGATGATATGCCAGTTGAAATACATTCGTTTGGAATTCCCGGACCGAACAAAACAAGAACTAAAACTCCGAGAGATTTGAAACGaactaaattaaaatcgaaattCAAAAGAATGGGCATGCTTCCCGTTGCTAACTTTAATGAACCAAAATGA
- the LOC126777067 gene encoding uncharacterized protein LOC126777067 isoform X1, producing the protein MARYAHNIHHVYIADGFFSDCDELIHRCLKLQNLQYQSFCNIWKDLNFGMIYQGRSSGAEIAELSEEVIYIAKHYMIKDTTNFEESVAGLFLVYGILTLQPFSGFACLRLVPEDIPAINRIEVVARRERRLDILFILGEILVKYTQYHVAERDRGMESVLRKYLEGFTSIDRLGVRPRGVFYRQNDELDVIRDVGSLLRQYIRAKNSLTGPGKQDAGLQYINENLATELSTSLKRVINGVIDNEKDDDDDDDDDGDEDHYNAVQAIKNKAMTNTVNSIKHLTRIEERTMAKESPKKKSDLKDAIGKIKTGSPTKPVTTPRKRKAEPKTRKKKCKEAPKPRETTDVADNIDIDLDAFQKGVFVDNIAEEFGMEIVNQKNLKIEDLPETSQTESKGRLIEIEIIDETKKTNINENESTGQSSQDSGTKCEDAKPTSGANKKSKSIKRKRRDDMPVEIHSFGIPGPNKTRTKTPRDLKRTKLKSKFKRMGMLPVANFNEPK; encoded by the exons ATGGCAC GATATGCTCATAATATCCATCATGTTTACATAGCGGATGGCTTCTTTAGTGACTGCGACGAGTTGATTCACAGATGCTTAAAACTGCAAAATTTACAATATCAGTCATTTTGTAACATTTGGAAGGATCTTAATTTTGGTATGATTTATCA GGGCCGGAGTTCCGGAGCTGAAATAGCAGAATTATCTGAGGAAGTAATATACATAGCAAAGCATTATATGATCAAAGACACTACTAATTTTGAG GAATCTGTAGCTGGTCTCTTCTTAGTTTACGGTATTTTAACCCTACAACCATTTAGCGGTTTTGCATGTCTTCGTTTGGTTCCGGAGGACATACCAGCCATAAACAGAATAGAAGTTGTCGCGAGACGAGAACGGAGGTTAGACATCCTCTTCATATTGGGCGAGATTCTGGTTAAGTATACTCAGTACCATGTAGCTGAACGTGATAGAGGAATGGAATCTGTTTTAAGGAAATATTTAGAGG GATTTACCAGCATAGACAGGTTGGGAGTAAGACCTCGAGGAGTTTTCTATAGACAAAATGATGAGTTAGACGTCATCAGGGACGTGGGTTCATTATTAAGACAATATATCCGCGCGAAGAATTCCCTTACAG GTCCAGGTAAACAAGACGCGGGTCTTCAATATATAAATGAGAACTTGGCTACTGAGCTGAGTACATCATTGAAGAGGGTCATCAACGGCGTCATTGACAATGagaaggatgatgatgatgatgatgatgatgacg GTGATGAAGACCATTACAATGCCGTACAGGCCATCAAAAATAAAGCAATGACCAATACTGTTAACTCAATTAAACATCTAACACGGATTGAGGAAag gacAATGGCTAAGGAAAGTCCAAAGAAGAAAAGCGATCTCAAAGATGCAATCGGTAAAATTAAAACGGGCAGTCCGACCAAACCTGTCACAACACCTAGAAAACGAAAAGCTGAACCAAAAACGAGAaagaaaaaatgtaaagaaGCACCGAAACCGAGAGAAACAACCGATGTCGCGGACAATATCGATATAGACCTTGACGCGTTCCAAAAAGGTGTCTTTGTTGATAATATCGCAGAAGAATTCGGTATGGAAATTGTGAatcagaaaaatttaaaaatagaagattTACCGGAAACCTCACAAACTGAAAGCAAAGGTCGTTTAATCGAAATAGAAATTATCGACGagacaaagaaaacaaatataaatgaaaacgaAAGTACAGGACAAAGTAGTCAGGACTCTGGTACGAAATGCGAAGACGCAAAGCCTACGAGTGGCGCTAACAAAAAATCGAAATCGATAAAAAGAAAGCGTAGAGATGATATGCCAGTTGAAATACATTCGTTTGGAATTCCCGGACCGAACAAAACAAGAACTAAAACTCCAAGAGACTTGAAACGAACTAAGTTAAAATCGAAATTCAAAAGAATGGGCATGCTTCCCGTTGCTAACTTTAATGAACCAAAATGA